One Verrucomicrobiota bacterium genomic window carries:
- a CDS encoding DSD1 family PLP-dependent enzyme — protein MWPVKLSENFSRDADFVAGLCCCTAVFWHYNMKTPRRSFLAAGLGVSLISVLSPKPQAAAVKTKLPAKGLKKADLPTPALLVDLDLFEANVRFLAEHCKQAGCGFRPHAKTHKCPEIARRQMAAGARGICVATVPEAEAMVAAGISGVHLTSPIVDQNKIGRMIDLARKGRGLMLAVGHAREVALLAEAAEHRGVSLDLLIDIDVGDRRTGILPGQPALELARQIAKCRRLRLRGTQAYSGASTHVRGFAEREKTSRGVLAKAVETRSLLSKEGFDMGILSGGSTGTYNIDAGTLTELQVGSYVFMDVNYRVIGGKNGSETYTDFHPSLTVLTTVVNATHSDQVSVDAGIKAFATDVQEKPEPRSWPGISYRRFGDEFGAITVAPGAKLPQIGDRLEFIVSHCDPTVNLYDRIYATRGDKVEEIWPIAARREFAG, from the coding sequence ATGTGGCCGGTGAAGTTGTCGGAAAACTTCTCGCGTGACGCCGATTTCGTGGCAGGGCTGTGCTGCTGCACAGCCGTGTTCTGGCATTATAATATGAAAACTCCTCGTCGCTCCTTTCTTGCCGCTGGTCTGGGGGTGAGTTTGATCTCAGTCCTCAGTCCCAAGCCTCAAGCTGCCGCCGTCAAAACGAAGTTACCTGCCAAAGGACTTAAGAAAGCCGATCTGCCAACGCCTGCACTGCTGGTCGATCTCGACCTATTTGAGGCGAACGTCAGATTCCTCGCCGAGCATTGCAAGCAAGCCGGCTGCGGGTTTCGCCCGCACGCCAAAACCCACAAATGCCCGGAGATTGCGCGGCGGCAAATGGCTGCTGGCGCGCGGGGCATCTGCGTCGCGACCGTGCCGGAAGCCGAGGCGATGGTGGCGGCTGGAATTTCCGGCGTCCACCTGACTTCGCCCATCGTGGATCAGAACAAGATCGGTCGCATGATCGACCTGGCACGCAAGGGTCGCGGACTCATGCTGGCCGTCGGACACGCGCGCGAGGTCGCGTTGCTCGCGGAAGCCGCCGAACATCGCGGCGTCAGTCTTGACCTTTTGATCGACATCGATGTGGGCGATCGGCGCACGGGAATCTTGCCTGGTCAACCGGCGCTGGAACTGGCCCGCCAGATCGCGAAATGCCGGCGGCTGCGCTTGCGCGGGACGCAGGCTTATTCCGGCGCTTCCACGCATGTGCGCGGTTTTGCCGAACGCGAAAAGACTTCCCGAGGCGTTTTGGCAAAGGCCGTTGAAACCCGCAGTCTGCTGAGCAAGGAAGGCTTCGACATGGGGATTCTGTCGGGCGGCAGCACCGGCACTTACAACATCGACGCCGGCACGTTGACCGAACTGCAGGTCGGTTCTTACGTCTTCATGGATGTGAACTACCGCGTGATCGGCGGCAAGAACGGGAGCGAGACCTATACGGATTTTCATCCCAGCCTGACTGTCCTCACGACGGTCGTGAATGCCACGCACTCGGATCAAGTTTCCGTGGATGCCGGCATCAAGGCGTTTGCCACCGATGTTCAGGAAAAGCCGGAACCCAGATCGTGGCCGGGCATTTCTTATCGGCGGTTTGGAGATGAATTCGGCGCGATCACAGTCGCGCCCGGCGCGAAGCTGCCGCAGATTGGAGACCGGCTGGAGTTCATCGTGTCGCACTGCGATCCCACGGTGAATCTTTACGACCGCATCTACGCCACGCGCGGCGACAAGGTGGAAGAGATCTGGCCCATTGCCGCTCGCCGGGAGTTCGCCGGCTGA